Proteins found in one Panicum hallii strain FIL2 chromosome 4, PHallii_v3.1, whole genome shotgun sequence genomic segment:
- the LOC112890216 gene encoding E3 ubiquitin-protein ligase EL5-like — protein MLLYARMTNATEILSVVLLIAGVSLMLVVHILVVFWALRRGLGSRGTSHTTTDEERGAGGGGGLSAGELGALPCHVFKQAEAADGAEGGDCAVCLEAFEPGDRCRRLPRCDHSFHAECVDSWLRKSGACPVCRADVVDRPPKG, from the coding sequence ATGTTACTGTATGCTAGGATGACGAACGCAACCGAGATCctctccgtggtgctgctcatCGCCGGCGTCTCCCTGATGCTCGTCGTCCACATCCTCGTGGTCTTCTGGGCGCTGCGGCGCgggctcggctcccgcggcacCTCCCACACCACTACTGACGAGGaacgcggggcgggcggcggcggggggctaTCGGCCGGCGAGCTCGGCGCGCTGCCGTGCCACGTCTTCAAGCAGGCCGAGGCCGCGGACGGCGCCGAGGGCGGGGACTGCGCGGTGTGCCTGGAGGCGTTCGAGCCCGGCGACCGGTGCAGGCGGCTGCCGCGGTGCGACCACAGCTTCCACgccgagtgcgtggactcgtGGCTGAGGAAGAGCGGCGCGTGCCCCGTGTGCCGAGCCGACGTGGTGGACCGGCCGCCCAAGGGCTAG